In Nostoc piscinale CENA21, the genomic stretch CCGACGGTGAAAAACTTAGCGGTAAAACCTTGGTACGACAATTAAACTTAGCGGGTATTGGTATTAGTGCTGGTGCTGCTTGTCATAGCGGTAAACTCAGCCCCAGCCCAATACTTTTAGCAATGGGTTATTCCCAAAAAGCTGCCCTGGGAGGTATTCGGATGACATTAGGACGAGATACCACAGAAGCCGATATTGATTGGACAGCGATTGTGTTGAAGCAAATTTTACAACGACTCACCGCAGATTTTACATTAGCCACACGCTGATATTAATTAAACTTCTTGTTCAACACAGAGCGATCGCAGATAGATTCTCTCATTCACGTCAACAGGCAATTTAACATTCTATCCTCATTGCTCAGAATCTAAATGAATTGAAGCGATTACTCGAAGATTAGAAAATGACAATTAAATTTCATGATTTTATCTCACGCACAGACGCAGGGATGTGATTTGAAATGAGAATGTTCTTGTTCTGAGGTGGAATGCTGGTGTTTTACAGTCGGTTTACAAGTGATACTGTATATATTTATACATTCATTAAAATAAAATGACAAGCGATCGCACTGCGGAATGGGATCATTGCAATACTTAAAAAAGCCTTAAGTATTTTAATATATCTATCTTAAGTGTAAGTAAATAAAGAGAAGGATTTGGGAAATATGGAGATATGGGTAAATTTTTAAGGAGGTATTCAAATGCAGAACTTGCGCCTTTACTCCACGATTTCAAAATCATTGATTCCTGAAACTCACACAAAAAAGCTGGCAGTTTTAATTGAATGGTGCAAAATTATTCATGGTTGCATCGAAGCTGGGCAAATTGAGGATGCCAAAATTTTTCTAGAGCAGGCAATTCAGGAAGCTGAAATGCCAAGTAGAGAATAAATTAATTCACATCGGCATCAGGTAAAACTGGAAATGCTAAACATATTCAATATACTCACGAAATACGAAAAACGAAGGAGTCAGAATAATTTTCTGGCTCCTTTTAATTAGAAGAATATATAGCAGGTGTTATGTAATTGCCTGTGGGACTGATACTTTCACAGTAGATTTTTTACGAAAAATCAATTTTTCTTCGGCTTTATCAATGAGGATAGTATCACCGCCAATGAAGGTATTTTCTAATATCTTTGTAGCGATGGGGTTTTCAACTTCTCTACGAATGGCTCGTTTTAAGGGACGTGCACCATAAACTGGATCATAGCCCATTTCTACTAAGTAATCACAAGCTTCTTGAGTGATTTCAAAGGATATTTTCTGTTCTTTCAACAAGTTCTCAACGCGCTTGAGTTGAATGCGGATGATGTGGCGCATTTCGGAACGGCTGAGGGTATGGAAGAGAATGATATCATCTACACGGTTGAGAAATTCGGGGCGGAAGTGCGATCGCAGTGCATCTGTGACTCGTTCCCGCATCATGTCATATTTAGTATCATCGCCAGACACATCTAAAATGTGTTCGCTACCAATGTTACTGGTCATGACAATCACGGTATTACGAAAATCTACTGTTCTGCCTTGAGAATCAGTAATTCTACCATCATCAAGTACCTGCAACAGAATATTAAATACATCAGGATGGGCTTTTTCTACTTCATCCAGCAGCACAACTGAGTAAGGATGGCGGCGCACAGCCTCGGAAAGTTGACCACCTTCTTCGTAACCCACATACCCAGGAGGCGCACCAACTAACCGCGCTACCGAGTGTTTTTCCATATACTCGGACATATCAAGGCGTACCAAAGCATCTTCAGAATCAAAGAGAAACTGCGCTAAAGCACGGGCAAGTTCTGTTTTACCTACGCCAGTCGGCCCCATAAATAAAAATGAACCGATGGGACGACTGGGGTCTTTCATCCCGGCGCGGGCGAGACGAATGGCGGCGGCGACGGCTTCGACGGCTTCATGTTGACCAATGACCCGTTCGTGTAAATGGCTTTCGAGTTGCAGTAGTTTTTGCCGTTCTGACTCTAGCAGACGGTTGACGGGGATACCTGTCCACTTGGCGACGATTTCAGCGATATCGGCCTCAGTGACTTGTTCGCGCAACAAAGTCGAACCTTGGCTTTGTAATTCTAAAAGTTTGGTTTCTTTAGCTTCGCGATCGCGCTGCACACCCTCCAATTTGCCATACTTCAATTGGGCAGCTTTATTCAAATCGTAAGCCCGTTCAGCTTGATCAATTTGTAACCGCAAAGATTCTTCTTCTTTCTTTAAAGCACTGATGGCTTCTAACAGTTGCTTTTCACCTTGCCATTGTTCGTTAAATTCTTGCTGTTTGAACTTTAAGGTGTCAATTTCCTGTTCAATGCGCTGCAAACGTTCCCGCGTTTGGGTAGGAACCTTTTCTTCACCAGCGAGTGAGAGTTTTTCCATTTCTAGCTGCATCAAGCGGCGGTCAATGGCTTCCAATTCTGAAGGCTTGGAGGTAATCTCCATTTTTAACTGTGCTGCGGCTTCATCTACTAAGTCAATGGCTTTGTCAGGTAAGAAGCGGTCAGAAATATAACGCGCTGACAAAGTAGCCGCCGCCACTAGGGCTGAGTCGGAAATTTTGACGTTGTGGTGAACTTCGTAACGTTCTTTCAAACCCCG encodes the following:
- the clpB gene encoding ATP-dependent chaperone ClpB → MQPTDPNKFTDKAWEAIVKSQDIVRAYKQQQLDVEHLIIALLEEPTSLAIRILARAEIDPIRLQQQLEAYTQRQPKVANNDQLYLGRTLDVLLDRAEEARVKMKDTYISVEHILLGFAEDERIGRRILKGFNADSSTLETAIKAVRGSQKVTDQNPESRYEALQKFGRDLTEQAKAGKLDPVIGRDDEIRRVIQVLSRRSKNNPVLIGEPGVGKTAIAEALAQRIINGDVPESLKNRQLISLDIGSLIAGAKYRGEFEDRLKAVLKEVIESNGQIVLFIDELHTVVGTGSNQQGAMDAGNLLKPMLARGELRCIGATTLDEYRKYIEKDAALERRFQQVFVDQPSVENTISILRGLKERYEVHHNVKISDSALVAAATLSARYISDRFLPDKAIDLVDEAAAQLKMEITSKPSELEAIDRRLMQLEMEKLSLAGEEKVPTQTRERLQRIEQEIDTLKFKQQEFNEQWQGEKQLLEAISALKKEEESLRLQIDQAERAYDLNKAAQLKYGKLEGVQRDREAKETKLLELQSQGSTLLREQVTEADIAEIVAKWTGIPVNRLLESERQKLLQLESHLHERVIGQHEAVEAVAAAIRLARAGMKDPSRPIGSFLFMGPTGVGKTELARALAQFLFDSEDALVRLDMSEYMEKHSVARLVGAPPGYVGYEEGGQLSEAVRRHPYSVVLLDEVEKAHPDVFNILLQVLDDGRITDSQGRTVDFRNTVIVMTSNIGSEHILDVSGDDTKYDMMRERVTDALRSHFRPEFLNRVDDIILFHTLSRSEMRHIIRIQLKRVENLLKEQKISFEITQEACDYLVEMGYDPVYGARPLKRAIRREVENPIATKILENTFIGGDTILIDKAEEKLIFRKKSTVKVSVPQAIT